One genomic segment of Ipomoea triloba cultivar NCNSP0323 chromosome 9, ASM357664v1 includes these proteins:
- the LOC116029137 gene encoding uncharacterized protein LOC116029137 translates to MAMGFQKWLVFVCLFSCIILLAIAQPELVYSKCGESGNYTQNSIYQSNLNTVLSSLSSNLNQYGFSNVSMGENPDRVSAPKLYRGPTALCRGDVEPDICHSCVEDAGRKMVQSCPNQTEAFGWYDECMIYYSNVSTLGSWTRFPEIYLRNVENSSSTEQFNKDLQELLESLRDRAANGFPPLRKFAAGNTSGPAFQTIYAAVQCSPDLSAQACSDCLVSAFADLARCDQCTGKIGGGVVRPSCNFRFKTQRFFNYTSIIGPPPTPAPEKKDKDNDIVSTVIIVIPLVVIIIILTLCIWIIVLKKRHRREPEDMEDEISTVDDISTVESLQYNFGTIRTATNNFSNCNKLGQGGFGPVYKGELPNGQEIAVKRLSANSGQGDLEFKNEVLLVAKLQHKNLVRLLGFCLEGRERLLVYKFVPNASLDHTLFDPVKRENFDWKTRYKIISGISRGLLYLHEDSRLRIIYRDLKASNVLRDAGMNPKISDFGMARLFEFDESEGNTSKIVGTYGYMVPEYVMHGQFSVKSDVFSFGVLVLEIVSGQKNNCFKNGESVQDLLSYAWRQWREGTALNLVDPFLRGNSGSSVREIVRCIHIALLCVQENVGDRPTMSTILLMLSSSSLSLPLPSAPAFFMHTTINPEAPLLLNETTYSSQNEAWRQWREGTALNLVDPFVRGNSGSVPEMMRCIHMALLCVQENVADRPTMSTVVLVLSSSSLSLPMPSAPAFFMHSAISPEAPLLRNEAAYSSQNEASITEMDFQKWLVFLYISSIALLAAAQPKLRYSLCNQTGNYEHNSIYHHNLNTLLSSISSKLNEHGFYNASTGQNPDRASVTALCRGDVEPEKCRSCVDNAARKMVKVCPNEKGAFGGYEECMIRYSNESTVAGSWSRFPQLYFYIDSLNNGSINSSSQDRFDEDLRKLLDGLRDRAANGGDFLKFAGDNATGPELQTIYAVVQCSPELSAKDCSDCLTSAFGDLSKCPCHGKRRGGIIRPSCNFRYENYSFFDYNKVMIEATPPRSVISIALPPNSRDFPVAHNYLNKYSIIESELDFAVFKALPPNSVIAQPPKSVIKALPPKSVIEASPPKNSVIGVMEPDDPGPRPLLGESNKNIIRIVIIIVVAVFIILTICVSILVLRKRQKRKQKNDNDSVDEVTVVEFLKYDFGTIKKATNNFSDSNRIGQGGFGPVYKGKLNGHDVAVKRLSRNSGQGDREFRNEVILVGQLQHRNLVRLLGFSLNKRERLLVYEFVPNASLDYFLFDPVKRALLDWNTRYKIISGISKGLLYLHEDSNIRIIHRDLKPSNVLLNTEMNPKISDFGMARLYDLDESHCSTSRIVGTYGYMAPEYAFHGQFSVKSDTFSFGVLVLEIISGQKSNCFRNGRSEQDLLSNAWAQWREGTALNLVDPILRGNSSSGSVQEMMKCIHMALLCVQENVGDRPTMSTVVLMLSGSSLSLPLPSAPPFFMHSSITPEVSPQLPEQNSTMFESLNETSIADAFFP, encoded by the exons ATGG CCATGGGTTTCCAGAAATGGCTGGTTTTCGTATGCCTTTTTTCTTGTATCATCCTGTTAGCAATAGCACAGCCCGAGCTAGTCTACTCGAAATGCGGGGAAAGCGGAAATTACACACAAAACAGCATATACCAGAGCAACCTTAACACAGTTCTTTCGTCCCTCTCGTCTAACCTCAACCAATATGGATTCTCCAATGTTTCCATGGGCGAAAATCCCGACAGGGTGAGCGCCcccaaattatatcgtggacc aactgcgcTGTGCCGAGGCGACGTTGAGCCGGACATATGTCACAGTTGCGTTGAGGATGCAGGTCGGAAGATGGTACAATCGTGTCCCAATCAGACGGAGGCATTTGGATGGTACGACGAGTGCATGATCTATTACTCCAACGTTTCCACCCTGGGTTCCTGGACGAGGTTTCCTGAGATATACTTGCGGAATGTAGAGAATTCCTCGAGCACAGAACAGTTCAATAAAGATTTACAGGAATTGCTGGAGAGTCTACGGGACCGTGCTGCAAATGGTTTCCCCCCCTTACGGAAATTTGCGGCGGGGAATACATCTGGACCGGCCTTCCAGACCATATATGCAGCTGTGCAGTGCTCCCCTGACTTGTCTGCTCAAGCTTGCTCTGATTGCTTGGTTTCTGCTTTTGCTGATTTAGCTAGATGTGACCAATGCACTGGCAAAATAGGAGGGGGAGTTGTAAGGCCTAGCTGCAATTTTCGCTTTAAGACTCAACGTTTCTTCAATTATACTTCGATTATTGGACCTCCACCAACCCCAGCCCCAG AAAAAAAGGACAAGGACAACGACATAGTTTCAACTGTAATTATTGTAATTCCGCTTGTCgtaattataattattcttACTCTATGCATTTGGATAATTGTCTTGAAGAAAAGGCACAGAAGGGAGCCGGAGGACATGGAGG ATGAAATTAGTACCGTGGATGACATTAGTACTGTGGAGTCCCTACAATACAACTTTGGTACTATAAGAACAGCTACAAACAATTTCTCCAATTGTAACAAACTTGGACAAGGTGGATTTGGTCCTGTttataaa GGAGAACTCCCAAACGGACAAGAAATAGCAGTAAAAAGGCTTTCTGCTAATTCAGGACAAGGTGATCTAGAATTTAAAAATGAGGTCCTTTTGGTAGCCAAGCTTCAACATAAAAATTTGGTTAGGCTGCTTGGGTTCTGCTTGGAAGGGAGAGAAAGGCTTCTTGTATATAAATTTGTTCCTAATGCTAGCCTTGACCACACTTTATTTG ATCCTgttaaaagagaaaattttgaTTGGAAGACACGTTATAAAATCATAAGCGGCATTTCCAGAGGTCTTCTTTATCTTCATGAAGACTCCCGCCTTCGTATTATTTATCGTGATCTCAAAGCAAGCAATGTTCTACGAGACGCAGGGATGAACCCAAAGATCTCAGACTTTGGCATGGCAAGATTGTTTGAATTTGATGAGAGCGAAGGCAATACAAGCAAAATTGTGGGAACTTA TGGATATATGGTACCGGAGTATGTAATGCACGGTCAATTTTCAGTTAAATCAGATGTTTTCAGTTTTGGGGTGTTAGTCCTGGAAATTGTAAGTGGACAAAAGAATAACTGTTTCAAAAACGGAGAATCTGTCCAAGACCTTCTGAGCTAT GCTTGGAGACAGTGGCGGGAAGGGACAGCATTGAATCTGGTAGATCCCTTTCTTCGAGGCAATTCAGGTTCATCAGTGCGTGAAATTGTGAGATGCATACACATAGCATTGCTTTGTGTTCAAGAAAATGTTGGAGACAGGCCAACAATGTCCACAATTCTTCTAATGCTTAGTAGTTCTTCTCTGAGTCTTCCACTGCCATCTGCCCCCGCATTCTTCATGCACACTACTATCAATCCTGAGGCTCCGCTGCTGCTTAATGAAACTACTTATTCATCGCAAAATGAG GCTTGGAGACAGTGGCGGGAAGGGACAGCATTGAATCTGGTAGATCCGTTTGTTCGAGGCAATTCAGGTTCAGTGCCTGAAATGATGAGATGCATACACATGGCATTGCTGTGTGTTCAAGAAAATGTTGCAGACAGACCAACAATGTCCACAGTTGTTCTCGTACTAAGTAGTTCTTCTCTGAGTCTCCCAATGCCATCCGCGCCAGCATTCTTCATGCACAGTGCTATCAGCCCTGAGGCTCCCCTGCTGCGTAATGAAGCTGCTTATTCATCGCAAAATGAGGCCTCCATTACTGA AATGGATTTCCAGAAATGGCTTGTTTTCCTATACATTTCTAGTATCGCCCTGTTAGCAGCCGCACAGCCTAAGCTCCGGTACTCGTTATGCAACCAAACCGGAAACTACGAACACAACAGCATCTACCACCACAACCTTAACACACTTCTTTCCTCAATCTCGTCTAAACTCAACGAACATGGATTCTACAACGCTTCCACAGGCCAAAATCCCGACAGGGCGAGCGTCACCGCCCTGTGCAGAGGCGACGTCGAGCCCGAAAAATGTCGCAGCTGTGTCGATAACGCAGCTAGGAAGATGGTAAAAGTTTGTCCCAATGAGAAGGGGGCATTCGGAGGGTACGAGGAGTGCATGATTCGATACTCGAATGAATCCACCGTAGCAGGTTCCTGGTCAAGGTTTCCTCAGCTCTACTTCTACATTGATTCGTTGAATAATGGATCGATAAATTCCTCGAGCCAAGACCGGTTTGATGAAGATTTAAGGAAGTTGTTGGATGGTCTGCGAGACCGTGCTGCAAATGGCGGCGATTTTCTGAAGTTTGCAGGCGACAATGCGACCGGACCGGAGTTGCAGACTATTTATGCGGTTGTGCAGTGCTCCCCTGAGTTGTCTGCTAAGGATTGCTCTGATTGCTTGACTTCTGCTTTCGGAGATTTAAGTAAATGTCCCTGCCATGGCAAGAGACGGGGCGGAATCATAAGGCCAAGCTGCAATTTTCGCTACGAGAATTATAGCTTCTTCGATTATAACAAGGTTATGATTGAAGCTACGCCACCGAGATCAG TGATATCGATTGCTCTACCACCAAATTCAAGGGACTTTCCGGTTGCACACAACTATTTAAATAAGTACTCCATAATTGAATCAGAACTTGATTTTGCTGTCTTTAAAGCTCTACCACCAAATTCAG tGATAGCTCAACCACCAAAATCAG TGATTAAAGCTCTACCGCCAAAATCAG tAATTGAAGCTTCTCCACCAAAAAATTCag tGATTGGAGTTATGGAACCTGATGATCCGGGTCCGAGACCATTATTAG GAGAAAGTAACAAGAATATAATTCGAattgtcattattattgttgttgctgTATTTATCATCCTTACTATCTGCGTCAGCATTCTTGTCTTGAGAAAAAGGCAAAAGAGGAAGCAGAAGAACGATAATGATT CTGTGGATGAAGTAACTGTTGTGGAGTTCCTAAAATACGACTTTGGTACCATAAAAAAAGCTACAAATAATTTCTCGGACTCTAACAGAATCGGACAAGGTGGATTTGGTCCTGTTTACAAG GGAAAACTAAATGGGCACGATGTGGCAGTGAAAAGGCTTTCTCGTAATTCAGGGCAAGGTGATCGAGAATTCAGAAATGAAGTCATTTTGGTAGGCCAGCTTCAACATAGAAATTTGGTGAGGCTGCTTGGGTTTTCCTTGAACAAAAGAGAAAGGCTCCTTGTATATGAATTTGTTCCCAATGCCAGTCTTGACTATTTCTTATTTG ATCCAGTCAAGAGAGCACTTTTGGACTGGAATACTCGCTATAAAATCATAAGTGGCATTTCCAAGGGACTTCTATATCTCCATGAGGACTCTAACATTCGTATCATTCACCGTGACCTAAAACCCAGTAACGTTCTATTGAATACGGAGATGAACCCAAAAATTTCAGACTTCGGCATGGCAAGACTATATGACTTAGATGAAAGCCATTGCAGTACAAGCAGAATTGTGGGAACTTA CGGATACATGGCACCCGAGTATGCATTTCACGGTCAATTTTCAGTTAAATCTGATACCTTTAGTTTCGGAGTTTTAGTCCTGGAAATTATAAGCGGACAGAAAAGTAACTGCTTCAGAAATGGGAGATCTGAACAAGACCTTCTGAGCAAT GCTTGGGCACAGTGGCGGGAAGGGACAGCACTGAATCTGGTAGATCCTATTCTGAGAGGAAATTCATCATCAGGTTCAGTGCAAGAAATGATGAAATGCATACATATGGCGTTGCTTTGTGTTCAAGAAAACGTTGGAGACAGGCCAACAATGTCCACAGTTGTTCTCATGCTTAGTGGTTCTTCTCTGAGTCTTCCATTGCCTTCCGCTCCGCCATTTTTCATGCATAGCTCAATCACTCCCGAGGTTTCGCCGCAGCTTCCAGAACAGAACTCAACCATGTTTGAATCCTTAAATGAAACCTCCATTGCTGATGCCTTTTTCCCCTGA
- the LOC116029138 gene encoding uncharacterized protein LOC116029138 — protein sequence MDLQKCVVFLYLSSLIILLSTAQPELRYSICGASEKNYTQNSIYHTNLNTALSSLSSNLNQYGFSNVSMGENPDRVSAVALCRGDVEPDICRSCVEDTRRKTLQTCPNQKEAFGGYDECMIRYSNVSTLGSWSRLPGIYLWNPNNSSSPDQFNQDLRTLLDDLRGRAANGFPLRKFAANNTGGPDFRTIFAAVQCSPDLAAPNCFDCLTSAFEDYAGCEQCKGKKGGRVVRPSCNFRFETERFFNFTLIGSPPPQPGNEAPPPKSEIEAPPPKSGKNDNTVRTIIIIVVPIVTIIILTLCVCIILKKRQKRKLMSDMDVVDEISSVDDISTVESLQFNFGAIKTATNNFSDSNKLGQGGFGPVYKGKLPNGREIAVKRLSVNSGQGDLEFKNEVLLVAKLQHRNLVRLLGFCLEGREKLLIYEFVPNTSLDHFLFDSVKRENLDWETRYKIIGGISRGLLYLHEDSRLRIIHRDLKASNVLLDTEMNPKISDFGMAKLFEIDESEGNTSRIVGTYGYMAPEYAMHGQFSVKSDVFSFGVLVLEIISGQKNSCFRNGESVQDLLSYAWTQWREGTAMNLVDPILKRKSGAGSSVGEMMRCIHLALLCVQENVGDRPTMSTVVLMLSGFSMSLPVPSSPAFFMHSTISPEATLELNEVAAAAAYSSQNEASITELYPRSKTAYNFCEFEGMDLQKCVVFLYLSTLIVLSALAQSEDHPYVGCGLSGNYTENSIYLRNLNTVLSSLPSKLNKYGFCYVSTGGVNAVAVCRGDVVEADICRSCIQDAARLTLQSCPNQIEAFGGYDKCKIRYSNVSTLGYYWSFSSLPPVFLWNRFNVSSQEEFNKDLRKLLEGLRDRAANGTPFLKFAAGNISGPDLETIYAAVQCSPDLAAQGCSDCLVHIFEQLPQCPCYGKRGSIVLSSACNFRFETYKFFNSTLVETPPPPPPAATKAPSPKPVIVSPPQKSEKNDYTLRTIIIIAALVVAIVILLSLCVCIVLKKRQKRMPENKDMDVVEESTTVDEISIVESLQYNFVTIRTATNNFSDSNKLGQGGFGPVYKGEFPNGQEVAVKRLSGNSKQGDQEFKNEVLLVAKLQHRNLVRLLGFCLEGRERLLVYEFVPNASLDHLLFDPIKREILDWEMRYKIIGGISKGLLYLHEDSRFRIIHRDLKASNVLLDAEMNPKISDFGMARLFELDESQGSTSRIVGTYGYMAPEYAMHGQFSVKSDVFSFGVLVLEILSGQKNTCFKNWESVQDLLSYAWRQWREGTALNLVDPFLRGNSGSAPEMMRCIHMALLCVQENVADRPTMSTVVLVLSSSSLSLPMPSAPAFFMHSAISPEAPLLRNETAYSSQNEASITELHPR from the exons ATGGATTTGCAGAAATGTGTGGTTTTCCTATACCTTTCTAGTCTCATCATCCTGTTATCAACAGCACAGCCTGAGCTCCGGTACTCAATATGCGGAGCAAGTGAAAAAAATTACACACAAAACAGCATATACCACACCAACCTTAACACAGCTCTTTCGTCCCTCTCGTCTAACCTCAACCAATATGGATTCTCCAATGTTTCCATGGGCGAAAATCCCGACAGGGTGAGCGCCGTGGCGCTGTGCAGAGGTGACGTGGAGCCGGACATATGTCGTAGTTGCGTCGAGGATACACGTCGGAAGACTTTGCAGACGTGTCCCAATCAGAAAGAGGCATTCGGAGGGTACGATGAGTGCATGATCCGTTACTCCAACGTTTCCACCCTGGGTTCCTGGTCAAGGCTTCCTGGGATCTACTTGTGGAATCCAAATAATTCCTCGAGCCCAGACCAGTTTAATCAGGATTTAAGAACTTTGTTGGACGATCTACGGGGCCGTGCTGCGAATGGTTTCCCCTTACGCAAGTTTGCGGCAAATAATACTGGTGGGCCGGACTTCCGGACCATATTTGCAGCTGTGCAGTGCTCCCCTGACTTGGCTGCTCCAAATTGCTTTGATTGTTTGACTTCTGCGTTCGAAGATTACGCAGGATGTGAACAATGTAAAGGCAAGAAAGGGGGCAGAGTAGTAAGGCCTAGCTGCAATTTTCGCTTTGAGACTGAGCGtttctttaattttacattgatTGGATCTCCACCTCCACAACCAG GGAATGAAGCTCCACCACCAAAATCAG AGATTGAAGCTCCACCACCAAAATCAG GAAAAAATGACAATACAGTTCGAACTATCATCATTATTGTGGTTCCGATTGTAACAATTATTATTCTTACTCTATGCGTTTGCATTATCTTGAAGAAAAGGCAAAAAAGGAAGTTGATGAGCGACATGGACG TTGTGGATGAAATTAGTTCTGTGGATGACATTAGTACAGTGGAGTCCCTACAATTCAACTTTGGTGCTATTAAAACTGCTACAAACAACTTCTCAGATTCTAATAAACTTGGACAAGGTGGATTTGGTCCTGTTTACAAA GGTAAACTTCCAAATGGACGAGAAATAGCCGTGAAAAGGCTTTCTGTCAATTCTGGACAAGGtgatttagaatttaaaaacGAGGTCCTTTTGGTAGCCAAGCTTCAACACAGAAATTTGGTCAGGTTACTTGGGTTTTGCTTGGAGGGAAGAGAAAAGCTTCTTATATATGAATTTGTTCCCAATACTAGTCTTGACCACTTTTTATTTG ACTCTGTCAAAAGAGAAAATTTGGATTGGGAAACACGCTACAAGATCATTGGTGGCATTTCCAGGGGACTTCTTTATCTTCATGAAGACTCTCGTCTTCGAATTATTCATCGCGATCTCAAAGCAAGCAATGTTCTACTAGATACAGAAATGAACCCAAAAATCTCAGACTTCGGCATGGCAAAATTGTTTGAAATAGATGAAAGCGAAGGCAATACAAGCAGAATTGTGGGAACTTA TGGATACATGGCACCAGAGTATGCAATGCATGGCCAATTTTCAGTTAAGTCTGATGTTTTCAGTTTTGGAGTGTTAGTTCTGGAAATTATAAGTGGGCAGAAGAATAGCTGTTTCAGAAACGGGGAGTCTGTACAAGACCTTCTGAGCTAT GCTTGGACACAGTGGCGGGAAGGGACAGCCATGAATCTGGTAGATCCCATCCTGAAACGTAAATCTGGTGCAGGTTCATCAGTGGGTGAAATGATGAGGTGCATACACTTGGCATTGCTTTGTGTGCAAGAAAACGTTGGAGATAGACCAACAATGTCCACAGTTGTTCTCATGCTTAGTGGTTTTTCTATGAGTCTTCCAGTGCCATCTTCACCAGCATTCTTCATGCACAGTACTATCAGTCCTGAGGCTACGCTGGAGCTTAATGAAgttgcagcagcagcagcttaTTCATCGCAAAATGAGGCCTCCATTACTGAGTTATATCCCAGA TCCAAAACAGCATACAATTTTTGTGAGTTTGAAGGCATGGATTTGCAGAAATGTGTGGTTTTCCTATACCTTTCTACTCTCATCGTCCTGTCAGCATTAGCCCAGTCCGAGGACCACCCGTACGTGGGATGCGGACTAAGTGGAAACTACACAGAAAACAGCATCTACCTCAGAAACCTTAACACGGTTCTCTCCTCCCTCCCGTCCAAACTCAATAAATACGGATTCTGTTATGTTTCCACGGGCGGAGTGAATGCGGTGGCGGTATGCCGCGGCGACGTTGTTGAGGCGGACATATGTCGTAGTTGCATTCAAGATGCGGCTAGGTTGACGCTACAGAGTTGCCCTAATCAGATAGAGGCATTTGGAGGGTACGACAAGTGCAAGATCCGATACTCCAACGTTTCCACCCTAGGTTATTACTGGTCGTTTTCCAGCCTCCCTCCGGTCTTCTTGTGGAATAGGTTTAATGTGTCGAGCCAAGAGGAGTTTAATAAAGATTTAAGGAAACTGCTGGAAGGTCTCCGAGACCGTGCGGCAAACGGTACCCCGTTTCTTAAGTTTGCAGCGGGTAATATATCTGGGCCGGACTTAGAGACCATATATGCAGCTGTGCAGTGCTCCCCTGACTTGGCAGCTCAAGGTTGCTCTGATTGCTTGGTTCATATTTTTGAACAACTGCCTCAATGTCCGTGCTATGGTAAGCGAGGGTCTATAGTACTCAGCTCTGCCTGCAATTTTCGCTTTGAGACGTACAAATTCTTCAATTCTACATTGGTCGAAactcctccaccaccaccaccag CCGCCACTAAAGCTCCATCACCAAAACCAG TGATTGTTTCTCCACCACAGAAATCAG aaaaaaatgACTATACTCTTCGAACTATAATCATTATTGCCGCTCTGGTGGTAGCAATTGTTATTCTTCTTAGTCTATGCGTTTGCATTGTCTTGaagaaaaggcaaaagaggATGCCGGAGAACAAAGACATGGACG TTGTGGAAGAAAGTACTACCGTGGATGAAATTAGTATTGTAGAGTCTCTACAATACAACTTTGTTACTATAAGAACCGCTACAAATAACTTCTCAGATTCTAATAAACTTGGACAAGGTGGATTTGGTCCTGTTTACAag GGTGAATTTCCAAACGGACAAGAAGTAGCGGTGAAAAGACTTTCTGGTAATTCTAAGCAAGGTGATCAAGAATTCAAAAATGAAGTCCTTTTGGTAGCCAAACTTCAACATAGAAATTTGGTGAGGTTACTTGGGTTTTGCTTGGAAGGGAGAGAAAGGCTTCTTGTATATGAATTTGTTCCCAATGCTAGCCTTGACCACTTGTTATTTG ATCCTATCAAAAGAGAAATTTTGGATTGGGAGATGCGTTATAAAATCATAGGTGGCATTTCTAAGGGGCTTCTTTATCTCCATGAGGACTCTCGTTTTCGCATCATTCATCGCGATCTCAAAGCAAGCAATGTTCTACTGGACGCAGAGATGAATCCTAAAATCTCAGACTTTGGCATGGCGAGGCTATTTGAGTTAGATGAAAGCCAAGGCAGTACAAGCAGAATTGTGGGAACTTA tGGATATATGGCACCGGAGTATGCAATGCACGGTCAATTTTCAGTTAAATCTGATGTGTTTAGTTTTGGAGTGTTGGTCTTAGAAATTTTAAGTGGACAAAAAAATACCTGTTTCAAAAACTGGGAATCTGTTCAAGACCTTCTAAGCTAT GCTTGGAGACAGTGGCGGGAAGGGACTGCATTGAATCTGGTAGATCCCTTTCTTCGAGGCAATTCAGGTTCAGCGCCTGAAATGATGAGATGCATACACATGGCGTTGCTGTGTGTTCAAGAAAATGTTGCAGACAGACCAACAATGTCCACAGTTGTTCTCGTACTAAGTAGTTCTTCTCTGAGTCTTCCAATGCCATCCGCGCCAGCATTCTTCATGCACAGTGCTATCAGCCCTGAGGCTCCCCTGCTGCGTAATGAAACTGCTTATTCATCCCAAAATGAGGCCTCCATTACTGAGTTACATCCCAGATGA